In one Staphylococcus lutrae genomic region, the following are encoded:
- the rpsN gene encoding 30S ribosomal protein S14 has product MAKKSKIAKEQKREAMVAKYAEIRRELKAKGDYEGLRKLPRDASPTRLTRRCKVTGRPRGVLRKFEMSRIAFREHAHKGQIPGVKKSSW; this is encoded by the coding sequence ATGGCTAAAAAGTCAAAAATTGCTAAAGAGCAAAAAAGAGAAGCAATGGTAGCGAAATATGCTGAAATTAGAAGAGAACTTAAAGCAAAAGGTGATTACGAAGGATTAAGAAAATTACCTAGAGATGCGTCACCGACACGTTTAACACGTAGATGTAAAGTGACAGGACGCCCACGTGGTGTTTTGAGAAAATTTGAAATGTCCCGTATTGCGTTTAGAGAACATGCACATAAAGGACAAATTCCTGGCGTGAAAAAATCAAGCTGGTAA
- a CDS encoding Cof-type HAD-IIB family hydrolase: MKPDLIVMDMDDTLMTSDNRVSVKTKAYLLKLQEKGVKIALASGRPTEGMIPTAKALKMDQFGSYIMSYNGAQTLDLSKDEVVEKQMIDKEEFDKIVDFCREKGFFILTYHEGHIIHEGEHEYMNIESELTGLPMKKVTDIKAYIQNPVPKAMGVDYEKNIQACIATMGSSFDHAIDVTTSKPFFLEFMSKGVSKGAAITKLAKRLDLDVNQMVAFGDSANDIEMFKVVGKSVAMENASEKVKSYADMITKSNDEEGIPYALDQILS; this comes from the coding sequence ATGAAACCTGATTTAATCGTGATGGACATGGATGACACGTTGATGACTTCAGACAACCGTGTCTCTGTCAAAACAAAAGCGTATTTATTAAAATTACAGGAAAAAGGTGTGAAAATTGCACTAGCTTCCGGGAGACCTACTGAGGGAATGATTCCCACTGCCAAAGCATTAAAAATGGATCAATTTGGTAGCTATATTATGAGTTACAACGGGGCACAAACATTAGATTTATCCAAGGATGAAGTTGTTGAAAAACAGATGATTGATAAAGAAGAATTTGATAAAATCGTGGACTTTTGTCGTGAAAAAGGGTTCTTTATACTGACTTATCATGAGGGGCATATCATACATGAGGGCGAACATGAATACATGAACATCGAATCTGAATTGACAGGCTTACCAATGAAGAAAGTGACTGATATTAAAGCATATATCCAAAACCCTGTTCCTAAAGCAATGGGTGTCGATTATGAAAAAAATATTCAAGCATGTATTGCAACGATGGGGTCTTCGTTTGATCATGCGATTGATGTGACGACGAGTAAACCCTTTTTCTTAGAATTTATGAGCAAAGGTGTGTCAAAAGGGGCAGCAATTACGAAATTGGCCAAACGATTAGATTTAGATGTAAATCAAATGGTTGCTTTCGGGGATAGCGCGAATGACATTGAAATGTTCAAAGTAGTTGGAAAGTCTGTCGCAATGGAAAATGCTTCAGAAAAAGTGAAAAGTTACGCGGATATGATCACTAAAAGTAACGATGAAGAGGGAATTCCATACGCTTTGGACCAAATTTTATCGTAA
- the sbcD gene encoding exonuclease subunit SbcD: protein MKLIHTADWHLGKILNGHSFIEDQYDVLQQLIDVLANERPDVLVIAGDIYDTAYPNKYVLDLMERTISKINLELGIPIVMINGNHDGKARLRYGASWFQHNQLFIATEIEQFFKPIIFGDVAIYTLPFFTLAEANEFLEDSAKYYEEAVKKLVALVQPQLDANMTNILVGHFTLKGAPKSDSEREITIGTIEAVSPQFLLDFDAVLLGHIHHPFASQYQNVVYSGSLLQYSFSEAQQAKGVRLFNFEKEKNIQQRFIPLKPRRELEVVNARFDDIMNGRFERKSDESYFHFNVEQLSHIKDPMQKLKQLYPNTLSLTQQTIPSMYQSEGLKEVKKLKPLDIVDQFYNEMTTETLSKIQKQSVIQLLESMEKEDE, encoded by the coding sequence ATGAAATTAATACATACTGCTGATTGGCACTTAGGTAAAATTTTAAACGGTCATTCCTTTATTGAAGATCAGTACGATGTGCTTCAACAATTAATTGATGTTCTAGCAAATGAGCGACCTGATGTGTTGGTGATTGCTGGGGATATTTACGATACAGCCTACCCGAATAAATATGTACTTGATTTAATGGAGCGTACGATTTCAAAAATCAATTTAGAGTTGGGTATTCCGATTGTGATGATTAATGGAAATCATGATGGGAAAGCGCGATTGCGTTATGGGGCTTCTTGGTTTCAACACAATCAATTATTTATAGCAACTGAAATTGAGCAATTTTTTAAACCTATCATTTTTGGAGATGTAGCGATTTACACATTGCCATTTTTTACTTTAGCAGAAGCAAATGAATTTTTAGAAGATTCGGCAAAATATTATGAGGAGGCCGTTAAAAAGTTAGTCGCATTGGTACAGCCTCAACTTGATGCCAATATGACTAATATTTTAGTGGGTCACTTTACATTAAAAGGTGCACCTAAAAGTGACTCTGAACGTGAGATTACAATTGGTACGATAGAAGCCGTGTCACCTCAATTTTTATTGGATTTTGATGCCGTCTTGTTAGGTCACATTCACCATCCATTTGCGAGTCAATATCAAAATGTGGTTTATAGTGGCTCATTGTTACAATATTCATTTTCAGAGGCGCAACAAGCAAAAGGGGTGCGATTGTTTAATTTTGAAAAAGAGAAAAATATTCAACAACGATTCATTCCTCTAAAGCCAAGACGAGAATTAGAAGTCGTCAATGCACGATTTGATGATATTATGAATGGTCGTTTTGAGCGCAAAAGTGATGAAAGTTATTTTCACTTTAATGTTGAACAGTTAAGCCATATTAAAGATCCAATGCAAAAATTAAAACAGCTCTATCCTAACACGTTATCTTTAACACAACAGACCATTCCTTCAATGTATCAATCGGAGGGATTGAAAGAGGTCAAAAAGTTAAAACCGTTAGATATTGTTGACCAATTTTATAATGAGATGACCACAGAAACATTATCAAAGATCCAGAAACAAAGTGTCATACAGTTATTAGAGTCAATGGAAAAGGAGGATGAATAA
- the thrB gene encoding homoserine kinase — protein MQTQLHLEIPASTANLGCGFDSIGMALNKFLIIDVQVIDGPEWQFIHRGPHLTGLPDDESHYIYKVAQQVAQQFQVTLPALKVKMDSDIPLARGLGSSASALIGALYIANYFGDIQLSQYELLQLATQIEGHPDNVAPTIYGGLVIGYHQVEKQVTRVAHIDVPNVDFVITMPDYELETSEARQALPATLTHQDAVSYSAISNTMISALMQHQYELAGEMMEQDGLHEPYRQPLIRDFEHVKTIAHHYEAYATVISGAGPTILTMIKKEKSGPLVRALNQKIANCHSELVTVNTTGVKMKVSRIEE, from the coding sequence ATGCAAACACAACTTCATCTAGAAATTCCAGCCTCCACCGCGAACTTAGGATGCGGATTTGATTCGATTGGTATGGCACTTAACAAATTTTTGATTATCGATGTGCAGGTCATTGATGGACCAGAATGGCAATTTATCCATCGAGGTCCACACCTGACAGGATTGCCAGATGATGAATCACACTATATTTATAAAGTTGCTCAACAAGTCGCGCAACAATTTCAAGTGACTTTACCGGCGTTAAAAGTGAAAATGGATAGTGACATACCATTAGCGCGTGGACTCGGTTCGTCAGCTTCTGCCTTAATTGGTGCATTGTATATTGCGAATTATTTTGGTGACATACAATTATCACAATATGAATTATTACAGCTTGCCACACAGATTGAAGGTCACCCTGACAATGTGGCACCCACAATCTATGGGGGGCTGGTTATAGGCTATCATCAAGTTGAAAAACAAGTCACACGTGTTGCGCATATCGATGTTCCGAATGTTGATTTTGTGATTACAATGCCTGATTATGAACTGGAAACAAGTGAAGCACGTCAAGCACTCCCGGCTACGTTGACACATCAAGATGCAGTGAGTTACAGTGCGATAAGTAACACGATGATTAGTGCACTGATGCAACATCAGTATGAGCTCGCAGGTGAAATGATGGAACAAGATGGGTTGCACGAGCCATATCGTCAACCTTTGATTCGTGATTTTGAACATGTGAAAACGATTGCGCATCATTATGAGGCGTATGCGACTGTGATTTCAGGGGCTGGACCAACGATCTTAACAATGATCAAAAAAGAAAAGAGTGGTCCACTTGTACGTGCATTAAATCAAAAAATAGCAAATTGCCATTCAGAATTAGTGACAGTGAACACAACAGGTGTAAAAATGAAAGTAAGTCGAATAGAAGAATAG
- the lexA gene encoding transcriptional repressor LexA produces the protein MRELTKRQSEIFEFIKHVVQMKGYPPSVREIGEAVGLASSSTVHGHLSRLEEKGYIRRDPTKPRAIEIVNELMGDPINMEETIYVPVIGKVTAGTPISAIENVEEYYPLPEHFTSTHNGQIFILNVVGDSMIEAGILDGDKVIVRSQSIAENGDIIVAMTEEDEATVKRFFKEKNRYRLQPENSSLEPIYLDHVTVLGKVIGLFREM, from the coding sequence ATGAGAGAATTAACAAAAAGACAAAGTGAGATTTTTGAATTCATTAAACATGTCGTCCAAATGAAAGGCTACCCGCCAAGTGTGCGTGAAATTGGAGAAGCAGTCGGATTGGCTTCGAGTTCTACAGTACACGGTCATTTATCTCGATTAGAAGAAAAAGGGTATATCCGTCGTGACCCTACAAAACCGCGCGCGATTGAAATTGTCAATGAATTGATGGGTGACCCAATCAATATGGAAGAAACGATTTATGTCCCGGTGATTGGTAAAGTAACAGCGGGAACACCTATTTCTGCAATAGAAAATGTTGAAGAATATTATCCGCTCCCAGAACATTTTACTTCCACTCATAATGGACAAATTTTCATTCTAAATGTTGTCGGTGATAGTATGATTGAGGCTGGAATTTTAGATGGGGATAAAGTTATAGTCAGAAGCCAATCCATCGCCGAAAATGGAGACATTATTGTAGCCATGACAGAAGAGGATGAGGCCACAGTGAAACGTTTCTTCAAAGAAAAAAATCGTTACCGTTTACAACCTGAAAATAGCAGTTTAGAACCTATTTATTTAGATCATGTGACCGTTTTAGGCAAAGTTATAGGTTTGTTTAGAGAAATGTAA
- a CDS encoding DUF896 domain-containing protein, protein MSKEKLKRINELAKKKKTEGLTETEAKEQSKLRSEYLEVFRNSFKSQIEHTKVIDPEGNDVTPEKLKEVQKQNHIRK, encoded by the coding sequence CTGAGTAAAGAAAAGTTAAAACGAATTAACGAACTGGCCAAAAAGAAAAAGACAGAGGGTCTCACTGAAACTGAAGCAAAAGAGCAATCTAAGTTGAGAAGTGAGTATTTGGAAGTTTTTAGAAATAGTTTTAAAAGTCAAATTGAACATACAAAAGTCATTGATCCAGAAGGTAATGATGTGACGCCAGAAAAACTTAAAGAGGTGCAAAAGCAAAACCATATTCGAAAATGA
- the tkt gene encoding transketolase: MIEQKDSLAINTIRGLSIDAIEEANSGHPGLPMGAAPMAYTLWTRHLNFNPNSHEYFNRDRFVLSAGHGSALLYSLLHVSGALELDELKQFRQWGSKTPGHPEYRHTKGVEITTGPLGQGFAMSVGMAMAEKHLAAKFNKDIEVVDHYTYVLASDGDLMEGISHEAASLAGHLKLDKLITLYDSNDISLDGETSKSFSEDIKQRFEAYGWNHMLVKDGNDVEAIDKAIAKAKGQSGPTIIEVKTIIGDGSPNKSNSNASHGSPLGAEERKLTFENYNLDPSKRFHVDEAVYEIFNSTMIQRADENEKEWHSKVEAYSKQYPELYKELEDALAGKLPEGYEKDLPQFELGHKAASRADSGEVIQALSQAVPTLFGGSADLASSNNSRVKNESDFSADYGEGKNVWFGVREFAMAAAVNGMAAHGGLHPYGATFFVFSDYLKPALRLAAIMGLRSTFIFTHDSIAVGEDGPTHEPIEQLAGLRAIPNLNVIRPADGNETRVAWKVAVESNQTPTALVLTRQGLPVLDVDAVTVEEGVRKGAYVVYETEKSPEYVLFASGSEVSLTVDVAKALEEQGKGVRVVSMPNWNAFENQPKAYQNEILLPHVEKRVAVEMAASLGWHKYVGMNGLVIGIDRYGASAPGELVVEKYGFTKENILTEIEKL, encoded by the coding sequence ATGATTGAACAAAAAGACAGTTTAGCGATTAATACGATACGAGGGTTAAGTATTGACGCTATAGAAGAAGCAAATTCAGGGCACCCAGGTTTACCAATGGGGGCTGCACCAATGGCTTATACATTGTGGACACGTCACCTTAACTTTAATCCTAATTCACATGAGTACTTTAACAGAGATCGATTCGTTTTATCAGCGGGACATGGTTCGGCGTTGTTGTATAGTTTATTACATGTATCAGGTGCATTAGAACTTGATGAGTTAAAACAATTTAGACAATGGGGCTCTAAAACTCCGGGTCACCCAGAATACCGTCACACGAAAGGTGTAGAGATTACAACTGGGCCTCTTGGACAAGGATTTGCGATGTCAGTGGGTATGGCAATGGCAGAGAAACACTTAGCTGCTAAATTTAATAAAGACATTGAAGTTGTCGATCACTATACGTATGTTTTAGCATCTGATGGTGACTTGATGGAAGGGATTTCACATGAAGCGGCTTCACTTGCAGGACATTTAAAATTAGATAAATTAATTACACTTTATGATTCAAACGATATTTCATTAGACGGAGAAACGTCAAAATCCTTCTCTGAGGATATTAAACAACGATTTGAAGCATATGGTTGGAATCATATGCTTGTAAAAGATGGTAACGATGTAGAAGCTATTGATAAGGCGATTGCTAAAGCGAAAGGTCAAAGTGGGCCAACAATTATTGAAGTGAAAACAATTATTGGTGATGGTTCGCCAAATAAATCAAACAGCAACGCGTCTCATGGTTCTCCGTTAGGTGCAGAAGAACGTAAATTAACATTTGAAAATTATAATCTTGATCCTTCAAAGCGTTTTCATGTTGATGAAGCCGTTTATGAAATTTTCAATTCGACAATGATTCAACGTGCAGATGAAAATGAAAAAGAGTGGCACAGCAAAGTGGAGGCCTACAGTAAACAATATCCTGAATTGTACAAAGAATTAGAGGATGCACTCGCAGGTAAATTACCTGAAGGCTATGAAAAAGACCTTCCTCAATTTGAACTTGGTCATAAAGCGGCTTCTCGTGCAGATTCTGGTGAAGTGATCCAAGCGTTAAGTCAAGCTGTTCCAACATTATTTGGTGGTTCTGCCGACTTAGCTTCATCTAATAATTCCAGAGTGAAAAATGAATCAGATTTTTCTGCTGATTATGGTGAAGGTAAAAACGTTTGGTTTGGTGTACGTGAATTTGCAATGGCAGCTGCTGTGAATGGTATGGCGGCACATGGTGGCTTACACCCTTACGGTGCGACATTCTTTGTTTTTAGTGACTATTTGAAACCAGCATTACGCTTAGCGGCAATTATGGGCTTACGTTCAACATTTATATTTACGCATGACTCCATTGCTGTAGGTGAAGATGGACCTACACACGAACCTATTGAACAATTAGCTGGTTTAAGAGCGATTCCAAATTTAAATGTGATTCGTCCTGCAGATGGTAACGAAACACGTGTTGCATGGAAAGTTGCTGTAGAATCAAATCAAACACCAACGGCTTTAGTCTTAACACGTCAAGGCTTACCTGTGTTGGATGTTGATGCGGTAACAGTTGAAGAAGGCGTGAGAAAGGGTGCATATGTCGTTTATGAAACGGAAAAATCACCTGAATATGTGCTTTTCGCTTCTGGTTCTGAAGTAAGCCTAACGGTTGATGTAGCTAAGGCACTTGAAGAACAAGGCAAAGGTGTTCGGGTTGTTTCAATGCCGAACTGGAATGCTTTTGAAAATCAACCGAAAGCCTACCAAAATGAAATTTTGTTACCACATGTTGAGAAACGTGTAGCTGTTGAAATGGCGGCTTCATTAGGATGGCACAAATATGTAGGTATGAATGGCTTAGTGATTGGTATTGACCGTTACGGTGCAAGTGCGCCTGGTGAATTAGTCGTTGAAAAATATGGATTTACAAAAGAAAATATATTAACTGAAATAGAAAAACTATAA
- the guaC gene encoding GMP reductase, producing the protein MKIFDYEDIQLIPNKSIVKSRSEIDTSIQFGPKRFKLPVVPANMQTVMNESVAEWFAQNDYFYIMHRFDETTRLSFVQKMQNQGLYASISVGVKTGEFKFIDALKEAGLSPEYITIDIAHGHSDQVIEMIQYIKKQLPEVFVIAGNVGTPEGVRELENAGADATKVGIGPGRVCITKIKTGFGTGGWQLAAVNQCSKAARKPIIADGGIRTHGDIAKSVRFGASMVMIGSLFAAHEESPGETVEIEGKKYKEYFGSASEYQKGERKNVEGKKMFVEHKGALKDTLIEMQEDLQSAISYAGGKDVGALRKVDYVIVRNSIFNGDRD; encoded by the coding sequence ATGAAAATTTTTGATTATGAAGACATTCAATTAATACCGAACAAAAGTATAGTTAAAAGTCGTTCAGAAATTGATACATCCATTCAATTTGGACCAAAGCGATTTAAATTACCCGTTGTACCAGCGAATATGCAAACGGTAATGAATGAAAGTGTTGCAGAATGGTTTGCTCAAAATGATTATTTTTATATTATGCATCGTTTTGATGAGACAACACGTTTGTCATTTGTTCAAAAGATGCAGAATCAAGGTTTGTATGCTTCTATCTCAGTTGGTGTGAAGACGGGTGAATTTAAATTTATTGATGCATTAAAAGAAGCAGGCTTGTCACCTGAATATATTACAATCGATATTGCTCATGGTCATTCGGATCAAGTGATTGAAATGATTCAGTATATCAAAAAACAATTACCAGAAGTCTTTGTCATTGCGGGCAACGTCGGTACACCTGAAGGCGTTAGAGAACTTGAAAATGCCGGTGCAGATGCAACAAAGGTCGGTATTGGACCAGGAAGGGTCTGTATTACTAAAATTAAGACAGGTTTTGGCACAGGAGGGTGGCAATTAGCAGCCGTCAATCAATGTAGCAAAGCAGCGCGCAAGCCGATTATTGCTGATGGTGGTATTCGTACACATGGTGACATTGCTAAATCGGTTCGCTTTGGTGCTTCTATGGTCATGATTGGCTCATTGTTTGCTGCGCACGAAGAGTCTCCAGGTGAAACGGTAGAGATTGAAGGTAAGAAATATAAAGAATATTTTGGTAGTGCATCAGAATATCAAAAAGGTGAGCGTAAAAACGTAGAAGGCAAAAAAATGTTTGTGGAACATAAAGGCGCACTTAAAGATACGTTGATTGAAATGCAAGAAGATTTACAAAGTGCAATATCCTACGCCGGGGGTAAAGATGTGGGTGCACTAAGAAAAGTGGATTATGTCATTGTACGTAATTCCATTTTTAATGGAGATCGTGATTAA
- the rpmG gene encoding 50S ribosomal protein L33 has product MRVNVTLACTECGDRNYITTKNKRTNPERIEMMKYCPRLNKHTLHRETK; this is encoded by the coding sequence ATGCGCGTAAATGTAACATTAGCATGTACTGAATGTGGTGATCGTAACTATATCACAACTAAAAACAAACGAACTAATCCTGAGCGTATTGAAATGATGAAATATTGCCCAAGATTAAACAAGCACACTTTACACAGAGAAACAAAATAA
- a CDS encoding CAP-associated domain-containing protein, which yields MLLLLAIPLQPNETISKFAQPVNQQIDQIVYGKSNETVLKTPKEQEFAMRNIQMNMNRKAVEAKLGQPKAEIGNKYGTKWFVYHQDFNDFVMVSYINQKVHGLYTNQNMMTSKSGVKYGTAKDVVRAELGTPIKGFHKGRTIYEIDNEEYDVFDDDGIYTTVFYDKHENNQLTGMLQVSHLMENQLTHQYAAPSNYLRESFEKQDFYLLNAERVQKGLHPLAFSESLAKTARKHSTDMAKHHYFDHTNQQGESPFDRMKKDGHQYQTAAENLAYGQTDAIFAHHGLMNSLGHRKNILNTDVTQIGIGVDFNAQRQPYWTENYIG from the coding sequence ATGCTCTTATTATTAGCGATACCGTTACAGCCTAATGAAACAATTTCTAAGTTTGCGCAACCAGTAAATCAACAGATTGATCAAATCGTATACGGTAAATCTAATGAAACCGTTTTAAAGACGCCTAAAGAACAAGAATTTGCAATGAGAAATATTCAAATGAATATGAATCGCAAAGCAGTTGAGGCGAAACTAGGCCAGCCTAAAGCTGAAATCGGTAATAAGTATGGAACAAAGTGGTTCGTCTATCATCAAGACTTTAATGACTTTGTCATGGTGAGTTATATCAATCAAAAAGTTCATGGCCTGTATACAAATCAAAATATGATGACCTCAAAAAGCGGTGTGAAATATGGTACAGCAAAAGATGTTGTGAGAGCTGAATTGGGAACACCCATAAAAGGTTTTCATAAAGGACGTACGATTTATGAAATTGACAATGAGGAATATGATGTTTTTGATGATGATGGCATCTATACGACGGTGTTTTATGACAAGCATGAAAATAATCAACTAACGGGAATGTTACAAGTCAGTCATCTGATGGAAAATCAATTAACGCATCAATATGCAGCGCCATCCAATTACTTGAGAGAGAGCTTTGAAAAACAGGATTTTTATTTACTAAATGCTGAAAGGGTTCAAAAAGGATTACATCCGCTTGCATTCTCTGAATCATTGGCAAAAACAGCGAGAAAGCATAGTACGGATATGGCCAAGCACCATTATTTTGACCACACTAATCAACAAGGTGAATCCCCATTTGACCGCATGAAAAAGGATGGCCATCAATATCAAACGGCTGCTGAAAATTTAGCATATGGTCAAACGGATGCGATTTTTGCACATCATGGTTTAATGAACTCATTAGGCCATCGGAAAAATATTTTAAATACAGATGTGACTCAAATTGGTATTGGTGTTGACTTTAATGCTCAGCGTCAACCTTATTGGACTGAAAATTATATCGGGTAA
- a CDS encoding CcdC family protein codes for MTYLILSILIAFVMGAGVIVIRMKAQKYPVNEKKIILPPFFMATGAFMYVVPYFRLTGFEIIESIVLGVIFSSVLIMTSHFEVKDRQIYLKKSKAFPFVLVSLLLIRTVLKVFLGNTIDAGALAGMFFLLAFSMLVPWRLAMLYRYKKLKINL; via the coding sequence TTGACTTATTTAATTTTGTCCATTCTCATAGCGTTCGTAATGGGGGCTGGCGTCATCGTAATTAGAATGAAGGCGCAGAAATATCCAGTAAATGAAAAGAAAATTATTTTACCACCTTTTTTTATGGCAACGGGTGCATTCATGTATGTCGTCCCTTACTTTAGATTAACGGGGTTTGAAATTATAGAATCCATCGTACTTGGCGTTATTTTTTCGAGTGTATTAATTATGACTTCACATTTCGAGGTAAAAGACCGCCAAATTTATTTAAAAAAATCAAAAGCATTTCCATTTGTACTTGTCTCTCTATTATTAATTCGAACAGTACTCAAAGTTTTTTTGGGTAATACAATCGATGCTGGAGCGCTTGCAGGGATGTTTTTCTTACTCGCATTTAGTATGCTTGTTCCATGGCGACTTGCAATGCTTTATCGATATAAAAAACTAAAGATCAACTTGTAG
- a CDS encoding amino acid permease: MEEKNLSRGLQSRHITMIAIGGAIGTGLFVATGGVIAQAGPGGAILAYLVIGVMLYFLMSSIGEMATFYPVSGAFSSYATRFVDPSLGFTMGWLYWTIWSLVTSVDIIVASSVINYWSTFHFFSPLVWSLIFLVLLFTINVFTVKAFGEAEFWLSLIKVVTIIIFIILGILMIFGILGGHYYGFSHFTTGEAPFVGGISGFLSVLLIAGFSVGGTEVVAVTAGESDHPRKSMPRAIKQVFWRILLFYVLSIAVISAILSYTDPTLLNEGGSIAQSPFTIVFDRVGIAFAASVINTVILTSLLSAANSGVFTTSRMLFSLSQAKQAPRFLGKVSPRSQLPLRALFTTFIFIAAVITYANFNPQSVMGLLNIIGALVTFVWASSIIAQIRLRRAIKKQQKDIHQLLPYQAPFFPVGPIIVIAILLFLVFGSSSEALIHFDLPKLAQNFLPIFILIGVYIVHKIINKTRIIPLEDIDLSIHESNRDE; encoded by the coding sequence ATGGAAGAAAAAAACTTAAGTAGAGGGCTCCAATCTAGGCATATCACCATGATCGCTATCGGAGGTGCAATCGGAACAGGTTTATTTGTAGCTACCGGCGGAGTTATCGCACAAGCAGGTCCTGGTGGTGCTATTTTAGCTTATTTAGTCATTGGGGTCATGTTATATTTTTTGATGTCATCCATTGGAGAAATGGCAACATTTTATCCTGTTTCTGGTGCGTTCAGTAGTTATGCAACACGTTTTGTAGATCCATCACTCGGCTTTACAATGGGATGGTTGTATTGGACAATCTGGTCGTTGGTTACAAGTGTTGATATTATCGTTGCCTCAAGCGTGATTAATTATTGGAGCACATTCCATTTCTTCTCACCGCTTGTTTGGAGTTTAATATTCTTAGTACTCCTTTTTACAATCAATGTTTTTACTGTAAAAGCATTTGGTGAAGCAGAGTTTTGGCTATCCCTTATCAAAGTCGTGACAATTATCATTTTCATCATATTAGGTATTTTAATGATTTTTGGCATTCTAGGCGGTCATTATTATGGATTTAGTCATTTTACGACTGGAGAAGCCCCATTTGTGGGTGGAATCTCAGGATTTTTAAGCGTACTATTAATAGCAGGATTTTCAGTGGGCGGTACCGAGGTCGTGGCCGTAACAGCTGGTGAATCCGATCATCCTAGAAAATCCATGCCACGTGCGATCAAACAAGTATTTTGGCGTATTTTACTGTTCTACGTGCTATCTATTGCAGTCATTTCTGCAATTTTATCCTACACGGATCCAACATTGTTAAACGAAGGCGGTTCAATCGCACAGAGTCCGTTCACTATCGTTTTTGATAGAGTGGGTATTGCTTTTGCTGCCTCTGTCATCAACACTGTTATTTTAACGTCATTATTATCAGCAGCCAATTCAGGCGTTTTCACTACGAGTCGAATGCTATTTTCTTTGAGCCAAGCAAAACAAGCACCTCGTTTTCTAGGCAAGGTTAGCCCACGCTCACAATTGCCGTTACGTGCTTTGTTTACAACGTTTATTTTTATTGCTGCTGTGATTACTTATGCCAATTTCAATCCACAAAGTGTGATGGGGTTACTGAATATTATTGGTGCACTTGTCACTTTCGTATGGGCATCTAGTATCATTGCTCAAATTAGATTACGTCGCGCGATAAAGAAACAACAAAAGGACATTCATCAACTGTTGCCATATCAGGCACCATTTTTCCCAGTTGGCCCTATTATTGTCATTGCAATATTACTATTTTTAGTTTTCGGTAGCTCGTCAGAAGCGTTAATCCATTTCGATTTACCTAAATTGGCACAAAACTTTTTACCTATTTTCATTCTTATCGGCGTTTATATTGTTCACAAAATCATTAATAAAACCCGTATTATTCCACTTGAGGACATTGATTTAAGTATACACGAATCCAATCGAGACGAATGA
- a CDS encoding YneF family protein, with product MATWLAILLIVIALIGGLVGGFFLARKYMMDYLKKNPPINEEMLRMMMMQMGQKPSQKKINQMMTMMNKNMDKKL from the coding sequence ATGGCTACATGGTTAGCAATTTTATTAATTGTTATTGCACTTATCGGTGGATTAGTAGGCGGTTTTTTCTTAGCACGTAAATATATGATGGATTATTTAAAAAAGAACCCGCCAATCAATGAAGAAATGTTACGCATGATGATGATGCAAATGGGACAAAAACCTTCACAAAAGAAGATTAATCAAATGATGACAATGATGAACAAAAACATGGATAAAAAATTGTAG
- the sosA gene encoding DNA damage-induced cell division inhibitor SosA translates to MIHIKISEIYLFLSVFILSSILFLSFFLLASESSKTEQTYEMTDHQIRTDHTHQTKTYEQEYNNGKEQSVIAVTLSH, encoded by the coding sequence ATGATTCATATTAAAATTTCAGAGATTTACTTGTTTCTATCTGTTTTTATACTCTCTTCAATCTTATTTTTGTCGTTTTTTCTACTCGCTAGTGAGTCGAGTAAAACAGAACAGACGTACGAGATGACGGACCATCAAATTCGGACAGACCATACACATCAAACTAAAACATACGAACAGGAATACAATAATGGAAAAGAGCAATCTGTTATTGCTGTGACTTTAAGCCATTAA